GCTTCTGCCTCCCCCGGATCAAGATTGGTTAATAAATTTTTTACCATTTCCTGATCGGAAACTGTTTTTTCTATTAGCCAACTTTCCTGCCTGGCCTGCTGAAAAATACTTTGAAATGTCGGGTCAGGGTGCGTGAGAAGTTCTGCTACAACTGTGGATGGAATCACAACTTCTTCAAATAGTGCTGGCAAAAGTTTAAGCTGCCCGAGAGAAATCAGGTTACTTACGGGCGAGGTATCACTTACTACTATCACCGAAAAGCTTTTCTATGGTTTTGAGATCCTGCTCCACTTCCTGAATTCCGTAATGCATCGGGATCTTCAGGCGACCTAATACCTGTTGGAAATCCCAGCGGGTTTTACCTGCAAAGCGGCTTGCCTGAGCCAGGGTAAATATTTCTGCCTGAAATAGCGCAATCGCTATTTGTAGCTTAATGTCGGACTCGGTGCGTCCTTCAAGCAGGTGATCAGGTATTTCAATGGTCATTTTCTCAAAATTTCTATTAATATACGATTTTCCAATCACCCCTTCAACCCCACCCACACACTCCGCACAATCGCGATGGCCATCAATGGCAGACTCGCCGGGTGGAAGGCCTGGCCCAGAAAAAACCAGCCGAGCAATACAATCCCCGCCAGGATCGCCGAACCGAGAAAATAGTATTTCAACCACATGGGTTTGTTGGCGGGAATCAGCAGGATTCCGGCAATCAAATGGGTGGGCAACAGCCACAATATATTGAGGTTGTCTGCCGTCGCAGTGTGGTCGGTCGCAAACCACAATAAGGCGATCACCACACCTGCAAATCCGTAAATGATAAATATCGTTACATCGAGCCAGTTGCGGCGACGGTCGGATTTGTACTCCTGCCAGGTAAGAAAACCCATCAGCAAAAACAACAGCCAGAAAATTATGCCCGGCCGCAGCAAAAACGGCGTCGGCGCAAACTCTGCCCCTGAATTGTACAATGGCGTATTGCTCACGACAAACGGCTGCTCTTTTCCGTCGTGGATGATCGTCGCCGAACCGAGATACCCGGCAAGGTAGTCAGGCAAAAAACTCTGCTCCTCGGGCGTCGCCTTCCGGTCAATCACTTTTCCAAGGATCAGGTCGATGCCAAAGTCTGTCCAGGCTTTGCCTGTCAGGTATTCGCCGATCAGATCGCGAAAGGTTTTGTCCGGGTCGGTATAGGAGGGCTCAAACTTCAGGCTGTCTCCAAGCACTTCCTTAAACACATCTTTGATCCGCGTGGCGCAGTTGTCAAAGAAAAAATCGTAGAGGTAAAACCGGTTTTCGGGTTTGTAGTTTTCGTCGAGATAGTCAAAAATGGCTTGCTTCTGCTCCAGCGTCAGGTTAAATACTTCCTCGTCAAACGACCGTTTGAAATACCGGTAGGCGTAGTCAAAGTCCCGCCATTTGTCAATATCGAGCTTGTAATTGAGCTGCCCCCGCATAAATTTCAGGTAGAAATTGGGGGCATCAAAATCAAATGTTCCGTAGTTGAATACAATGTCTATCCCTGTTGCCGGGTCACTTACCCTGATGGCACTATGCCCAAAGGAGGAGTAAAGTTCTTCTCCTGGTTCACAGGTCAGGAGACTGATCTGCGCCTGGGGCGAAAGCTGCGGCGCGGCACAAAGCCAGACCGTAGGTAAAATCGACAAAAGTGCAAGGATAAAATTTCTCATCGCATTTTTTTATAGGCGTTGATCAACCCGTTGGTAGAACTGTCGTGCGAGGAAATACCTGCATTCCCTTTCAATTCGGGCAGAATGGCATTGGCGAGCTGTTTGCCGAGTTCGACACCCCACTGGTCAAAACTGAGAATATTCCAGATCACGCCCTGAACAAATATTTTGTGTTCATACATGGCAATCAAGCTGCCCAGCGTGCGCGGGGTGAGTTGTCGGAACAGGATGGAATTAGTGGGTTTATTTCCGGTGAATACCTTAAATGGTTTGAGATATTCGATTTCATCGTGGTTTTTTCCGGCGGCTTCCAGCTCGAGGACAACTTCTGCTTCGGTTTTTCCTTTCATCAGGGCTTCGGTCTGGGCAAAAAAGTTTGCCAGCAACTTTTGATGGTGATCGCCAAGTGGATTGTGGCTTACTGCTGGTGCGAGGAAATCACAGGGGATAAGTTTGGTTCCCTGGTGAATCAACTGGTAGAATGCGTGTTGTCCATTGGTGCCGGGTTCGCCCCAGATGACGGGACCTGTCTGCCAGTTTACTCTTTTCCCGTCGCGGCCTACATATTTGCCATTGCTTTCCATATTTCCCTGCTGAAAATAGGCCGGAAACCTGTGCATATACTGGTCGTAGGGGAGGATGGCTTCCGTTTCCGCGCCAAAAAAATTATTATACCAAATCCCTAGCAGCGCGAGGATAACAGGCAGGTTTTGGGAAAATGGCGTATGGCGGAAATGGTTGTCCATCCCATGTGCGCCTTCGAGCAGAGCGGTGAAATTTTTGGCTCCGATGGTACACATGATCGAAAATCCGATCGCGGACCAGAGTGAATATCTTCCACCTACCCAGTCCCAGAACTCAAACATATTAGCGGTATCGATGCCGAAGGCCGACACTTCTTTGGCGTTGGTGGAAATGGCCACGAAATGGTCTTTGACATATTTTTCATCACCGGCGGCTTTCAGAAACCATTGACGCGCAGTATGGGCATTGGTCATGGTCTCCTGTGTGGTGAAGGTTTTGGAGGCGATGAGAAAGAGGGTGGTTTCGGGAGAAATGCGTTTCAGCGTTTCAGCGATATGAGTTCCGTCCACATTGGACACAAAGTGCGGCTGAATGCCCGGTTTCCAGTAGGGGCGGAGCGCTTCAGTCACCATTACCGGGCCGAGGTCGGAGCCGCCGATGCCGATGTTGACGATATCTGTAATGGGCTTGCCCGTATAACCTTTGATAGATCCTTCGTGGAGGCGGTTGGCAAAGTTTGCCATTTTGGCGAGTACGGCATTCACTTCCGGCATGACATCTTCACCGTCCACGATGACGGGCGAATTGCTGCGGTTGCGAAGGGCAACGTGGAGGACTGCGCGGTCTTCGGTTTCGTTGATCTTATCACCGGTAATCATCTTTTCGATGCTTTCGCCGAGCGAAACTTCTTCGGCAAGTGCCAGAAGGCCCGCCATTACAGGCTCATCGATAAGGTTTTTGGCATAATCGAGCAGGATGTCTTCGTAGGAGAGAGAGTATTTCCCAAATCGTTGCGTATCACTGGAAAAAAGATCGCGCATGTGGGTTTTCCGCATGCGCTCATATTCTTTTTGTAACGATTTCCAGGCTTGGGTTTCGGTAGGATTTATTCTGTTCAGCATTCAGCGTTATTTTGAATGCGTGAATTTAGTGAAAATTCTGATCACCCCGAAAGCGTTCACGATGACTTAATACGATTCACCAACTGCGTTTGATTTCCAGTGGTTCACGCAGGTAAAACTCGATGAGACTGCCTGCGGGTAGTTCGATTTGTTTGCCTTTGCTGGCTGCTGCAATACCCAGTCCGACAAGGGCGCCATTTCGGGCACCTCTGCGACCGCCGAGTACCGCACCTATGAGGGCTCCGCCACCTACTTTTGCCCCGGTTCCGGATTTTTTGCCGTGGAGGGAAAATCGTTCGGTTTCAATATCTACCCATCGGCCATTGATCATAATGGCAGTGAGGGTAAGCGTCAGGCGAGCCTGATTGGAGAGCCTGCCTGCACGTGAAGACTCTACGATATATCCATTGACCGGAGTCCCGGCAGGGGCAATCACTCTGCCTTTGAAGCGAAGATCTTCGGCCATTACTGCCGAAAAAATATTTCCTTCACATTGAAAATCGGTGCTCAGCAATGACTGTGTCTCAATAAGGATGGCAGTACCTTCCGGTAATTTTTTGTCTGTTGGCAATGGATTTTTTGCAAAAGTAACCGGGCCTGTCAGCAACAGGATCAGGAGAATGTTTAAAAGATGATGTTTCATAGCTATACAGGTTAGATATAAGTCTATGTTCTAAACTACGGGGCAGGGAGCGGAAAGATTAATGAAAGTTGACGAATGCGGGAATAGTCGGAGTGAATACAGGTATAAGGGCTATGAAGCCAATAGGAACTTCCACCTAATTTTAATAATTTCCCCGTCCGTTTCAGGAAATTGAAAATTACTACCAATATGATTTCTGCAGAAGCTATAGAAAATGCTGCCGAATGGATCAGCAATCTGGAAGATGATGACGAGATAGAAAAGCTGATCGACGATTTTGGCGAGTCGCAGCCTTTGCTGTTTACCTATCTGATGATGATGGGTGAAGACGATTTAAATGAGGAAGAAAACGAACTGCTGCTTTTCCTTGGACTGGTAATATGGAAAGCTTTCGGCACAACCAAAACTGTGGAAAACAACATTTTGGATGAAGTGAAGGCCAAAAATGAAAGATATCTCGAATCTCTTCATGATGCCTCATCGAGTGAGCTGGAAACGGTATTGGAAGAAATGGAAGAAGTTACCTCCCAGCCCGCGATTTTTGCCTATATCAGTGAAAATCTGGAGGAAGAATCTGACTGGATTCGCCCGGCCAACCGGGGTATTATCCTGTTTTTGTTGAGTGTGATGATTGATTGCCTGAGCAGGTAATCATTTCATAACCTTAGAATAAGATTATATTAATCTTTAACAGCCTTCTTTCGGGGGCTTATTCATAAGGTGTTGAATAAAGCGTCGTCATTAAACAAACATTATGGAACTTCTTTTAATGATCACTGGATTTTGCCTCGCGGCATACTCTGTAGTAGGCAATGATGTGATCCAGACACTGGGAACGTTTCTGAGTTCCAATGAGAAGAAGAAATGGTATGTTTTGTGGGGATATACGGCGACTATTATGGCGGCTGTATTGCTGTTTGGATGGTTTAATATGGGAGACGTATCCTATGGACGACTTTCAAAAGTGCCCGTACCCGACATTTTTCACTGGTATTATATTCTTCCACCGCTGATCCTGCTAGTGATCACCCGCCTGGGGGTTCCGGTTAGTACCACGTTTCTGATTCTCAGTGTATTTTCGGAGCAGTTGATCGGCAGTATGATCGAGAAATCAGTTTGGGGATATGTGGTCGCTTTTGGTACCGCTGCTGCGATTTATGCGGTGATCAGCCGGTTGTTGGAAAAACATTTTATCCATACTGAGATAACGGAAAGAGAAGAAAAGATTTGGTCTGCCTTGCAATGGTGTTCTACCGGATTTTTATGGAGTCAGTGGCTGATACAGGATCTGGCAAATATTTATGTATATCTGCCGAGGAAAATGAGCGATCTGAGCTTTTTGCTTTCTGTAGCACTGTTGTTGGGATTGTTGGCCTATATTTTTTATCGTCGTGGAGGTGCTGTACAAAAGATTGTTACCTCCAAAACCAATACGACGGATGTGCGGTCTGCAACCTTGATTGACTTCCTGTACGGAATTATTTTGCTGGTATTCACCACATGGAGCAAAATACCGATGAGCACTACCTGGGTATTTGTGGGTTTGCTCGCCGGTCGGGAATATATGATCAGCTTTATGTTGAAAGATCCGTCTCTGCGAAAAGTTACTCAGGTGATTTCGCTGGATTTATTCAAAGTATTTTCTGGTTTGATTGTGAGTCTTGCCCTGTCATATCTATTGACGTATCTTGCGGCTTAACCGCGTTGAGATACCAAAATGCCACTGATAGAATGTATCCCCAATTTCAGCGAAGGGCGTAATGATGCCGTCATTGATCAGATTGTAGGAGAAATCGCCTCTGTATCAGGGGTGAAAGTCATGCATGTCGACAAAGGGTATTCTGCCAACCGCACAGTGGTCACTTTTGCCGGTGAGCCGGAATCCGTAGTGGAAGGAGCATTTCAGGGTATAAAGGCGGCTTCCCGGCTGATTGATATGCGATTACACTCCGGCAATCATCCGCGTATGGGCGCGACAGATGTCTGCCCGTTGGTTCCTATAAATGGTATAGATTTCGAGTCGCTGATTCCTTTCGCTCACCAGCTCGCAAAGAGGGTAGGAGAGGAGTTGAATATTCCGGTGTATTTGTATGAAAAAACGGCTCTCCGTGCCGAGCGGAAAAAGCTCGAAACAATCCGGGCGGGAGAGTATGAAGGATTTCGGGAAAAGATTCTTCAACCTGACTGGGTGCCTGATTATGGACCGCAGGAGTTTCAGCCGGGACCCGGCCAGACGGTGATCGGTGTTCGCGACTTTTTACTTGCTTTTAATATTAACCTCAGTACCCGTTCGGTAGCACTTGCCGGAGAGGTCGCTGCGGACGTTCGGGAGAGTGGGAGATTTAAGCGAATTGACGGCAAAATTGTCAAAGATGCTTCTGGAAAGGCGGTAAGAATTCCCGGTAAATGCAAAGGGGTAAAAGCGATTGGATGGTATGTGGAAGAATATGGACTGGCTCAGGTATCTACGAATATTACAGATCTTGAAATCACACCGCTGCATCGGCTTTTTGAGGCAGTCTGTGAAAGTGCTGAGTTGCATGGTATTCACGTTACTGGGGCTGAATTGATCGGTATGATCCCGTTGAAATGTATGCTGGACGCAGGGCAATATTTTCAAAAAATGGGAGAACATAAGGATGGTGTTTTATCCGAAGCAGAATACGTAAATATCGCAGTACAGGTAATGGGTCTTTCGGCAGTGGTTCCATTTGTGCCGGAGCAAAAAGTTATAGAATACCGGTTGGAAAAGATGTAAGAATTGGATGATTTTTACTTTATTCGTAAATTGACCAATTATTATAGTGCACAGAATCCGTAATCTTTACCAAAAAACCTTATGAAGCATCTATTTACCTTATTGGTAGGGTTGTGTTTAATTCCATTTGTCACAAATGGACAAATCCTGCTAGACGAAAATTTTGCAACTGGTACAGGCTCTACGCCTCCTGCCGGCTGGACACAGGCCACATTAGTTGGCGATCCTACTTTCGACACATGGCGTTTTAACAACCCGGGCGCTCGTACTTTAAATGCCCCTATTAGCAGCCCGGCGGCTATTTTTGACAGTGACAACTATTCCTCGGCCGGTGGGGCAGAAGACGTTGTGCTCACATCACCTGTATTTGATGGTACAGGCCTCACCGTGATCAATCTTACCTGGGATCACTACTTTCAGGCAGGTTTTGGCGGTGGATGGGCGGTGGAAGTATTTGATGGTGTGAACTGGGTGCCTGTTGCATCCGGAGGCGCTTCTACTACTGCCAATCCTCAATCAGAAGCGGTTGATATTTCTTTACAGGTAGCTGGCAATGCCAATGCTCAGTTGCGCTTTCGCTGGACAGGAGATTATTCCTGGTACTGGATTGTGGACAATGTAAAGGTGGTTGCACCTGTAGCAAATGATGTTGGTATAGTTTCCGTTGATCAGCCTGGTGATGGATGCGCGCTTTCTGCTACAGAAACCGTATCGGTCACGCTTAAAAACTTCGGCGCTGTTACGCAGACCAGTATT
The DNA window shown above is from Bacteroidia bacterium and carries:
- a CDS encoding DUF3368 domain-containing protein produces the protein MIVVSDTSPVSNLISLGQLKLLPALFEEVVIPSTVVAELLTHPDPTFQSIFQQARQESWLIEKTVSDQEMVKNLLTNLDPGEAEAIALTLELKADALLIDERAGYQIARNYQIDAIGVLGILIRAKSQGLIPQIRPLLDRLKDQIGFYLSARVYDHVLKIVGEKD
- a CDS encoding UPF0175 family protein; its protein translation is MTIEIPDHLLEGRTESDIKLQIAIALFQAEIFTLAQASRFAGKTRWDFQQVLGRLKIPMHYGIQEVEQDLKTIEKLFGDSSK
- a CDS encoding DUF4105 domain-containing protein, whose protein sequence is MRNFILALLSILPTVWLCAAPQLSPQAQISLLTCEPGEELYSSFGHSAIRVSDPATGIDIVFNYGTFDFDAPNFYLKFMRGQLNYKLDIDKWRDFDYAYRYFKRSFDEEVFNLTLEQKQAIFDYLDENYKPENRFYLYDFFFDNCATRIKDVFKEVLGDSLKFEPSYTDPDKTFRDLIGEYLTGKAWTDFGIDLILGKVIDRKATPEEQSFLPDYLAGYLGSATIIHDGKEQPFVVSNTPLYNSGAEFAPTPFLLRPGIIFWLLFLLMGFLTWQEYKSDRRRNWLDVTIFIIYGFAGVVIALLWFATDHTATADNLNILWLLPTHLIAGILLIPANKPMWLKYYFLGSAILAGIVLLGWFFLGQAFHPASLPLMAIAIVRSVWVGLKG
- the pgi gene encoding glucose-6-phosphate isomerase; translated protein: MLNRINPTETQAWKSLQKEYERMRKTHMRDLFSSDTQRFGKYSLSYEDILLDYAKNLIDEPVMAGLLALAEEVSLGESIEKMITGDKINETEDRAVLHVALRNRSNSPVIVDGEDVMPEVNAVLAKMANFANRLHEGSIKGYTGKPITDIVNIGIGGSDLGPVMVTEALRPYWKPGIQPHFVSNVDGTHIAETLKRISPETTLFLIASKTFTTQETMTNAHTARQWFLKAAGDEKYVKDHFVAISTNAKEVSAFGIDTANMFEFWDWVGGRYSLWSAIGFSIMCTIGAKNFTALLEGAHGMDNHFRHTPFSQNLPVILALLGIWYNNFFGAETEAILPYDQYMHRFPAYFQQGNMESNGKYVGRDGKRVNWQTGPVIWGEPGTNGQHAFYQLIHQGTKLIPCDFLAPAVSHNPLGDHHQKLLANFFAQTEALMKGKTEAEVVLELEAAGKNHDEIEYLKPFKVFTGNKPTNSILFRQLTPRTLGSLIAMYEHKIFVQGVIWNILSFDQWGVELGKQLANAILPELKGNAGISSHDSSTNGLINAYKKMR
- the ftcD gene encoding glutamate formimidoyltransferase; this translates as MPLIECIPNFSEGRNDAVIDQIVGEIASVSGVKVMHVDKGYSANRTVVTFAGEPESVVEGAFQGIKAASRLIDMRLHSGNHPRMGATDVCPLVPINGIDFESLIPFAHQLAKRVGEELNIPVYLYEKTALRAERKKLETIRAGEYEGFREKILQPDWVPDYGPQEFQPGPGQTVIGVRDFLLAFNINLSTRSVALAGEVAADVRESGRFKRIDGKIVKDASGKAVRIPGKCKGVKAIGWYVEEYGLAQVSTNITDLEITPLHRLFEAVCESAELHGIHVTGAELIGMIPLKCMLDAGQYFQKMGEHKDGVLSEAEYVNIAVQVMGLSAVVPFVPEQKVIEYRLEKM